ttatatttgtgCCTCTTTACTCGAAGAATGTGGTTATTAGTGATAGTAACTTTTGTAACGATCAACtcttcatttcacccattaaTATTATTCTACCTCGCTCTTTATTCATGCAACCTATATAATATTGGGTTTTAAAATGtgtaaatgaaaaatgaaaaattgtgatttttttgaaGAGTTGCGAGTTTTATGAAAACATTGTAACTTCTATGAAAAagttgcgatttttatgaaaaattgtgattgTTATGAAAGGTTGAGACTTTTCCAAATGATTGAGACTTTTCCAAAGGATTGAGACAATTCCGATAAGGACAATAAGAACTTTTTCCACACCagcctttgttttctataaattgagggatatcttctcattttaataaaataaattttcttgacttcttctactactactaaatctagtattttaagtgtattttactgccgttgagttATTCGCTGACACTGTGATTTTAGATATCGATTCATCAGTGGATAAGATCGTTTTATCATGGGAGAATATATTCCATAAACCTAGAATACttgaggggaataatttccgtAAGATTTTCGAACCCAGTACTAATACTAGAGTCATCATCTCCTACACTTAGATGTGACCTTCACAAGTATCAATACAAGGAATATGAACTACCTTCTATATCTTACTGGAAATACAAGAAAATTGGTAGCATTCATCTAGTAGCAtacaaaaaagttattttataaaCTGAAGTTTCAGTCTTGgtgaaaaaaaatttctaataatttgaattttatcacAACCCTAAAAAAGattgaacttttaaaattactttGACCCTCCCACTGACACTAGATCTCCATCTAGGTTAATGATTCTTAAGTACAATATCCTCATGTTtaagttagaaaattatttaattgatttatatcGTAAACTTGACTTCAAGAGAATATTAAGAATTACAACGAAAATTGTGGGGTGTGATCAATgactaattaattttaagacGCAATGGAAAATTAAAGAGTATTCGAGTCCCTAGCAATAAGCCAGAGTAATTAGAGGCGAAAGCTAGAATTTTCAAtaaggagattcgtagaaataGATAGTCGAAGGGGATTCaacatgtattatatatatacatataaacttattttaaccatatataaataatataattttcctcCGAAAGGGTTCATTAATGCAATGTACCTCCCCCCGGAGTAATTATAACTATCCTCCAAGATGTCATAATTCTCATAATCTATGTTTCTTGAAATCAATAAAAACAAACTAGATTAATCCACTAtttcgattaatttaaattcgtaTTGAGCATGATGCCTCACTTATAAATACATTGGGTCGGAATTGCAATCACAAAACATCAGATAACTCATCTATGAAGTATAAAAGTCAGTGAAATCCAAAACTTTTTTCATCTGCAAGTTCATCTGCTTGAGTATCATACGTATTTCGCGAATTTTTGGATGAGAGATATCCCCTCCGAGAAAATAATGCACCTTATTTTCAATCTCTGTCCAACTATACGCCGGTTGCTTTCTGATTCCATGTTCTTTCATCAACCCTCTCACTCTCGTGACCTCGCCCCACATACCTGCTTCAGCGTATAGGTTAGATAACATGATGTAAGGCCCTGAACTCTCACCGCCTAATTCCATGACTCTCGTTCCAGCAAGCTGTCCAAGTTCTACATTGGAATGAGCGCGACAGCCAGCAAGAAGGGCACCCCATGCTGCTAAATCAGCTTGAAAAGGTGATTCTTGGATAACGTTGTAAGCCTTGTCTAGCTGACCTGCTCGTCCAAGTATATCAATTAAACAAGCGTAATGCTCAGGTCTTGGAGTAATGTTGTAGTTTCTCGTCATTGAGTCAAACCATGAAACGCTCTGACTAACCAACCCTGCATGAGCACAAGCAGATAATAAGCTGAGGAATGTTATACCATCTGGTTCACATCCTCTGAGAACCATTCGCTCCAAAAATGCTACTGCTTTCTTGTATAACCCGTGCTGTGCAAAGGCAGCGATTATAGTGTTCCAAGAGATGAGGTCTGGGCTTGTGATTAGTTCAAAAGCTAACTCACACTCAAAAATGCTGCCACATTTGCTATACATAGTAATCAGAGCATTGCACGCAGAGACATTGGAGTCGGCCCCATGTTTAATAACAACTGCGTGAGTTTGTCTACCAGCTACAGGAGATGCGAGAGCAGCACATGCAGAAAGAACTGAAGCAAATAGAGATTCATCTGGTCGAAGAGACATCCTAAGCATCTCGACCAGTAACTTGAGTGCCTCTTCGCTGTGTCCATTTTGTGCATAACCTGTGAGATATCAATTTAATCACTACAGGGAGTATACAATATGCTGATATACAGATACTCAAACTTGGTTCGGCTAGCAAGTAAGCGTTCCAACTTTGAGAGTCAATATCTAGACACCTTAACTTGCAACTAAATACTTCAACTCGTTCCCACTGTGTCTCAAAGACATGACTCTAACGTACACATAATTTTGGGAGGTTCCTAGATGATCATTTTGCAAGTTTAGTGTTCAACTGACACAATGGAGACAAGCTAAAGTGTCTAGATGTGCATACCTGAAATCATGGCATTGTATGCAACGTTATCTTTAAATAGTATTCCGTCAAACAGAATCCTTCCTTCCTCCACCCGCCCCTCCTTGCAGTACCCAACAACCATTGCTGTCATTGCAACCACATTCTCATTCTTATCTGGCATCTTTTGAAACAGTTTGTTTGCCTCATCGAAACATTCGTTCTCTACATACCCACTAATCATCACTGTCCATGAAACCTCATTTTTATGTGGCATACGTTCAAAAAGTAACCTTGCCTTGTCAATCTCACCTTTCCTCATGTATCCATCAATCATTGCGGTATAAGAAATGACATTCTTTTTTGGCATCTCATCAAACAACCTCGCTGCTTCCTCCATCATACCATACTTAACATAACCTGAAATCATCGCGTTCCAAGACCCAATATTCCGTTCAGGCATAGTTCTAAAATACATAGTAGCATCATCAATGCAATCGTTTTCCACACAACCCGCAATCATTGAATTCCAAGTCACTACATTCATCTCCGGCATTGATACAAAGAGTTCCTTTGACTCAC
The DNA window shown above is from Solanum lycopersicum chromosome 11, SLM_r2.1 and carries:
- the LOC101260295 gene encoding pentatricopeptide repeat-containing protein At4g02750-like; its protein translation is MFLSHFPSFKLKTFLPYFERYSSRCTRKPHKSPEFVYASNVRINELARQGKLQRARKVFDEMLERDVISWNSMITAYWQNGYLRESKELFVSMPEMNVVTWNSMIAGCVENDCIDDATMYFRTMPERNIGSWNAMISGYVKYGMMEEAARLFDEMPKKNVISYTAMIDGYMRKGEIDKARLLFERMPHKNEVSWTVMISGYVENECFDEANKLFQKMPDKNENVVAMTAMVVGYCKEGRVEEGRILFDGILFKDNVAYNAMISGYAQNGHSEEALKLLVEMLRMSLRPDESLFASVLSACAALASPVAGRQTHAVVIKHGADSNVSACNALITMYSKCGSIFECELAFELITSPDLISWNTIIAAFAQHGLYKKAVAFLERMVLRGCEPDGITFLSLLSACAHAGLVSQSVSWFDSMTRNYNITPRPEHYACLIDILGRAGQLDKAYNVIQESPFQADLAAWGALLAGCRAHSNVELGQLAGTRVMELGGESSGPYIMLSNLYAEAGMWGEVTRVRGLMKEHGIRKQPAYSWTEIENKVHYFLGGDISHPKIREIRMILKQMNLQMKKVLDFTDFYTS